The nucleotide window TGGTGAATAATATTTTAACTCGTGAGATAAAGATAAGACTCgtcaaaattaattatatttcatttaataCTGGACCAAATGTGGGAGTCCAGAGCCTAAAAGGCAAgtttttttagtcaaaatttcAAAAGGGCACCCCAATACTATAAAATTCCAAAAGGGACAACGTAAACACAGGTGTTTACCTTGTCTATTAAGAAGTTAACGTCGTCAGTGCAAATGTTAGAATGTaaggtaaaatggtgagtttACCTTATTCTAAAAAATTTACCTTTTAGGCTCCGCACTCCCAAATATGGTATTCTACCAAATTTAGAGATTTAAATATTCAGTGTCGAATTAGGATACTAATAAATACAGTGACTAATAATATGCAACAATTTCTCAATCAATACTTTACTCGTTTTGTTAAATCCTTTTCCAAATAGAAAGAGAATAAAAGTTTCCTTAATTGGTTCTCTaattatttctatatatgtgttcactatttattctttttttcttcacagCTCAAGCTTTTTTTATACTTTGTTCTTTACAGAAATTGCCCCTTTTATCCCTCTCAAAACTTTGATCATGAAATCCtacaaaagaatatcaaagaatACTTGTGTCAGATTGTACCATATTGGGGTACATAAGagaaaaaatgggaaattttATGCTGAAATTAAACACccattgaacaagaaaatgatttGGTTGGGTACTTTGGTTACGGCTGAAGATGCTTTGAAAAATTACGAGTCTAAGAAGCTTGAATTCGAAGAATTAGTGATGGCTAAAAGTGCAAAAAATGGCCAGATTTCAGAAAAATCTGATCAAGAATCTTATGTTACTGATGAGTTTGAATAAAAATCGTCAATGAGTGTTGATGAGAATACGAATACATCAAATGGGGTagaagaaagtgatgaagaattAATGATGGGGACTTGggtgaaaatttcagaaaatcaaGAAGTGAGATATCCACATAAATTGGGAGTTCCAATTGTGGATAATTATGGGTTTTTGTTGGGTGAATTTAGTGTTTTGGATGATCTTAGAATATATATGTGATACTGTcagcaattaaaaaaaattatctagaaaaaatatattgttaCTATAGGAGGATACAAGCTCTTTATGATTTGTTGTtagtatatgtattgttatagaAATTGTCAAATCAACGATTTACttcttaatgaataatttataaatgTTGGGGAAATTGAAACCCTCTTTGAAAAGTATATATGGTGCTTAATGCAATTGCAGTATAATTATGTTTATCTTTGTTTTTCTGATGAAATTTGCTCAATGTGTTGAGATTATAAGaattccttaaattttttattttgagatagaaAAAAGATTCATAATCTATAAAGAATTTGGATATTCCTAATGATTACAACTTCAAATCCGAGcttagattgaaaaaaaaaattactcactCTATGTTAATTTTAATTacgaaaaagggtaaaaaaaatgtCCTTAACATATTGAATATGACTCACAAATGTTTCGAGACCTTAATAAACCTAATTGTAAGGTCACTTCAATTTAGTGGGGCCAAAAGGAGATCGATCCTCGAATTGCCAAGGCATAAATAAACTTTACTACAAGATTCATCATCAGGCAAGGACGAAACTCGACCTTAGTGAttagataagaatatcataatAAGCTCCTCCTAATGATCCTAAATCCTAATGATCATGTGTTTAATGAGAAACCATAAACTTGATATGAGGAGGAGCTTATTGAAAAGGCAATGGCCAAATGATCTTTCCTCATATTTCTAAATTTGGCTAGCCCAATCTGTGATAGTGATATGAACTGTGTATAACGCTTTAACGGCTCTGGGCATGTTGTGACATGAAATAAGTAATGACATAATTTCAAAACCAAACATTGATAAGTTAATATGTAATGCACCGGAAAACgagtcccggagcatcacacggtgcttgaggctacgagtagccccaagctaaccctttgatccattttcattcagttcaacacaaatcaacagggtttccataaataatcctcaaacatcaacagagtaatcatcatccaagaataaaagaatttcagaaagataacaaaatacgacttattagtcaacttccaacatctatactagtctgacaagcctctaagaaaatcaataaaaccagcgagccattgagacatgccctaactgactcatactcagttatcaaatgtaaacaattccgtgaaaccaacatcagacatcacgtcctcggaacatgaggactcaccacaacagaggatgtagaacagcgtgcccgaagaattactgtcaaacctggaactgagcacctgaacctacatttcgagaaaatgcagcccacatccgaagatgtgggtcagtaccatggaaaggaaccgagtatatggaggtgtatgtagttgtagaaaaatcatcatcataaatatttataagaaatatgcaggatgtataaaagactcacatagccaaaatcatcataatcatgagaggatgaaataagtacaataacacatgtgagtcatcatataatttgtcaatcactttcagttcatcaagaatatcaattcttataatgtaaatatcatttaaatctctcgaaagaataactttcacaattccactttcaaatcacttcaccattcaccatagacacaaggaaacacacacacactgggagatcctataaccgacataaaccatgtgagctacatggagtccaacgtacaacccacgttggggagagctgtcctatccttgccatcggagtcggactatcgatatcaaatccacacaaactagtgatcactatataaattagcctcaggctcactcctacgagggcacgtagttctaaggaagtaaggtcgctttatacctcccactcggtgctaaagatttctcccggacttagctcagatcatttcaaatacaatccacaacaaaacaatttcagtaatatatacatatacatcgggagccatcatgcttcccatctatcaaaatcaaccacgttgtggatttctttcacactcgagttcaaaacaactccattaagaccaaaaggtcaaatgatttaaaatatctcaaatattcaacatcaatgtgcttataacacacactttttaacaaaaaaacacaaatttccaatggggattcacgacccaaatatcaaaatcatgataaatatcgttcaagattcatgctttatatcaccacacatgtaaattcatctttcaaaatcataaacatcaagatttcataataatcatcataagatatgggttcatgcctcaaatccataaaaatcaaataaaaatcatgcctttgtaaagaaaattacttttgggcacaagaacgaaagagagttcttgttgaaaaaccccacataccttgaatgatgaactttagatcgatactcatttttgagatgttaatcgtgccttttaatgatggttcttggagttcttgaactaggaacttggaatcttgaataaatttgcagaattaatggtgaactttggaggttcttaaagttggatgtaggagcttagagttttatttttgagggagtttgatgaaatataacatataatgcttctaataggctttaatatagggtttggatggattttgggtgaggggaaatgaccaaaacgcccctaaaaataaaaaaaatctcgaatctgtcctttggtggactgttttcatagtctgaagtagatcaaccataacgttttactccgatattcaaattggatgaaaccaatttcattagaaagaggactctcatatatttcagttgatatatagtatctcacccagatcattgtgtacgaggagttatgatcgtttgaagttgacccaaaaattcacttttgataggctgaagtagttcgaccataactttttgctccgatagacaaattggatgaaaccaatttcattggaggactcgcagagctttccgttgatatatagtagatcacccagatcattatgtacaaggagttatgatcatttaaagttggagaaaaaatacgccaggcctcagtacttgcaccgatattgatgcctgagaaaattgatattagatggaattctacatatgattttttaaaaacttgttataattatagggttcctattacactagcttttaaccaacattacGGTTTATTTACTGAttttgctgattgcatgctacataattctgattgggttgtaataatgatcttattaaatttttagaaaaaatttatgtagctacagttgaatttttcggtgcgtattatcctactgtttgtaatattttggaatatatagccgatatttctgatttgctttaagaatataaaaataaagatgactataaagaagctgttgatgtcatgtttactaaatttaaataatattttttctaattccccctatttacttggttggtgctatgttaaATTCGTGCattaaatataatactatgtgccac belongs to Capsicum annuum cultivar UCD-10X-F1 unplaced genomic scaffold, UCD10Xv1.1 ctg67074, whole genome shotgun sequence and includes:
- the LOC124893910 gene encoding ethylene-responsive transcription factor ERF119-like codes for the protein IAPFIPLKTLIMKSYKRISKNTCVRLYHIGVHKRKNGKFYAEIKHPLNKKMIWLGTLVTAEDALKNYESKKLEFEELVMAKSAKNGQISEKSDQESYVTDEFE